One Papaver somniferum cultivar HN1 chromosome 10, ASM357369v1, whole genome shotgun sequence genomic window carries:
- the LOC113315843 gene encoding uncharacterized protein DDB_G0283697-like: MAENASSSTNRNHNEPPPDSNAMVRAKLTIGTLSSSDIERLIPFLNQEKIRKQEQEEREEFERLRDENDEEFQLWMRNTTESDSEDEEKNREGVEDEESSDDSMKRDDRAKEAERKKRKRKDFEDVMYKCYLAEKKNNPRKFARTMSEPMNVDSDGEEIPELDLDGEPVFSGGEMVVCSEVEDEEEETEDDDLQGPYASSDNDDGTGTYYEDDELNYSSNRDGDSW; this comes from the exons ATGGCAGAGAATGCTAGTAgttcaacaaatagaaatcacaACGAGCCACCACCCGATTCAAATGCAATGGTACGTGCAAAGTTGACAATTGGGACTTTATCAAGCTCTGATATTGAAAGGTTGATTCCTTTTCTAAATCAGGAGAAGATAAGGAAGCAAGAGCAAGAGGAGCGAGAAGAATTTGAAAGATTAAGGGATGAAAATGATGAGGAATTTCAGTTATGGATGAGAAA TACGACTGAaagtgatagtgaagatgaagaaaagaaccgTGAAGGAGTAGAAGATGAGGAGAGCAGTGATGATTCGATGAAGAGAGATGATAGAGCAAAAGAAgcagagaggaagaagaggaaaaggAAAGATTTTGAAGATGTGATGTACAAGTGCTATCTCGCCGAAAAAAAGAACAACCCTCGTAAGTTTGCTCGAACCATGTCAGAACCCATGAACGTGGATTCTGACGGAGAAGAGATTCCTGAGTTAGACCTCGATGGGGAGCCTGTTTTTTCCGGAGGTGAGATGGTGGTTTGCAGTGAagtagaagatgaggaagaagaaaccGAAGATGATGATCTCCAGGGTCCCTACGCATCTTCAGACAATGATGATGGTACTGGTACCTACTATGAAGATGATGAGTTAAACTACAGCAGCAACCGTGATGGCGATTCTTGGTGA